A genomic window from Haladaptatus caseinilyticus includes:
- the purD gene encoding phosphoribosylamine--glycine ligase, giving the protein MSETVLLVGGGGREHAIARSLADSDATLYACAGNRNPGIVDLTDGFETLEITNTTAVVSYAEDVDATLAVVGPEAPLAAGIVDALEDAGIYAFGPFESDARIETDKAFQRRFMQNHDIPGCPDFETFEDVEDACAYIDEYDGDLAVKPAGLTGGKGVKVIGDQVTTEGAKEYLRDSDYDRVVLEERLVGEEFTVQALVANGQLRVTPAIQDHKRAYEGDEGPNTGGMGSYSDASLELPFMTEDDYHEAVDVLKATVDALDDYRGVLYGQFMLTADGVTVIEFNARFGDPEAMNTLPVLTTDFLDVLVAARDGDDLPKLTFESRATVCKYGVPAGYPTDPESGAKLRIDEQSAGDATLFYASVDERDDGIYTTTSRSFAVVGLGETISEAEKIAEEALSVAGEEGLHMRHDIGTKSLIQRRIDHMKELRN; this is encoded by the coding sequence ATGAGCGAAACCGTGCTGCTGGTCGGTGGCGGCGGTCGTGAACATGCGATCGCTCGGTCACTGGCAGACAGCGACGCCACACTCTACGCCTGTGCGGGTAATCGAAACCCCGGAATCGTCGACCTCACGGACGGCTTCGAAACGCTGGAGATCACCAATACGACGGCCGTCGTCTCATACGCGGAGGACGTAGACGCGACCCTCGCCGTCGTCGGGCCGGAGGCACCACTCGCAGCAGGTATCGTGGACGCGCTGGAAGATGCCGGAATTTACGCCTTCGGACCGTTCGAATCGGACGCCCGAATCGAGACGGACAAGGCATTCCAACGGCGGTTCATGCAGAACCACGACATTCCAGGCTGTCCGGACTTCGAGACGTTCGAGGATGTGGAGGATGCTTGTGCGTACATCGACGAATACGACGGCGACCTCGCGGTCAAACCCGCCGGACTGACGGGTGGAAAGGGCGTCAAAGTTATCGGCGACCAAGTGACCACCGAAGGGGCCAAAGAGTACCTCCGCGACAGCGACTATGACCGAGTCGTTCTCGAAGAACGACTCGTCGGCGAGGAGTTTACGGTCCAGGCACTCGTCGCCAACGGACAACTTCGCGTCACGCCTGCCATCCAAGACCACAAGCGGGCCTACGAGGGCGACGAGGGACCGAACACGGGTGGGATGGGAAGTTACAGCGATGCGAGCCTTGAACTCCCGTTTATGACGGAAGACGACTATCACGAGGCGGTGGACGTGCTGAAAGCCACCGTCGATGCCCTCGACGACTATCGAGGGGTTCTATACGGCCAGTTCATGCTCACCGCCGACGGCGTGACAGTCATCGAGTTCAACGCCCGCTTTGGCGACCCGGAGGCCATGAACACCCTGCCTGTGTTGACGACCGATTTCCTCGACGTGTTGGTCGCGGCCCGTGACGGGGACGATCTGCCGAAACTCACCTTCGAATCGCGAGCGACGGTATGTAAGTACGGAGTTCCTGCGGGCTATCCGACCGATCCTGAATCCGGTGCGAAATTACGAATAGACGAACAGAGCGCGGGCGACGCCACTCTGTTTTACGCCAGCGTGGACGAACGTGACGACGGTATCTACACGACTACGTCGCGTTCCTTCGCCGTCGTCGGACTCGGAGAGACCATCTCGGAGGCGGAAAAAATCGCGGAGGAGGCGCTCTCAGTTGCGGGTGAGGAGGGGTTGCATATGCGCCACGACATCGGAACCAAGAGCCTCATTCAGCGCCGCATCGACCACATGAAGGAACTGCGTAACTAA
- a CDS encoding methionine adenosyltransferase, protein MTERNIQVEPIDRRAVEDQDIEIVERKGIGHPDSICDGIAEAVSSALSQAYLDRVGKVLHYNTDETQLVAGSSNPEFGGGEMVEPIYILLTGRATKEYEGTKIPTDTIALEAARNYLNENIPELDVGTDVILDVKLGEGSGDLQSVFSEDGATVPMANDTSFGVGHAPLSETEQIVLNAEQRLNSEFVADYPALGPDVKIMGKRERDTIDVTVAAAMVDTYIDDRNDYDTMVENVREYVLDVAEEYTDREVNVHVNTADADDSIYLTTTGTSAEMGDDGSVGRGNRANGLITPNRSMSMEATSGKNPVNHIGKIYNLLSTSIAETVVAEVDGIRDMRIRLLSQIGRPIDKPHVADAQVVTEAGVSLADIEDDIVAIVDEELANVTNITERAVNGDVTTF, encoded by the coding sequence ATGACAGAGCGGAACATTCAGGTCGAACCGATCGACCGTCGGGCAGTCGAAGATCAGGATATCGAAATCGTCGAGCGAAAGGGAATCGGTCATCCTGACTCTATCTGTGACGGTATCGCGGAAGCGGTTTCTAGCGCACTTTCGCAGGCATATCTCGACCGTGTCGGAAAAGTGCTCCACTACAATACGGACGAAACGCAACTCGTCGCAGGCAGTTCGAATCCGGAGTTCGGCGGCGGCGAAATGGTGGAACCCATCTACATTCTTCTCACCGGACGTGCGACGAAGGAGTACGAGGGAACCAAAATCCCGACCGACACCATCGCACTGGAAGCGGCGCGTAACTACCTGAACGAGAACATTCCGGAACTCGACGTCGGCACGGACGTCATCCTCGACGTCAAACTCGGTGAGGGTAGTGGCGACCTCCAGAGCGTCTTCTCCGAGGATGGCGCGACGGTCCCGATGGCGAACGACACGAGTTTTGGCGTCGGACACGCCCCCCTCAGCGAAACCGAGCAAATCGTCCTCAACGCCGAACAGCGGCTCAACAGCGAATTCGTCGCGGACTACCCTGCGCTCGGCCCGGACGTGAAAATCATGGGCAAACGCGAACGGGACACCATCGACGTGACCGTCGCCGCCGCGATGGTGGATACCTACATCGACGACCGGAACGACTACGACACGATGGTCGAAAACGTCCGCGAATACGTTCTCGACGTCGCCGAGGAGTACACCGACCGCGAGGTGAACGTTCACGTCAACACCGCCGACGCGGACGACAGCATCTATCTCACCACGACCGGAACGAGCGCCGAGATGGGTGACGACGGCTCCGTCGGACGCGGGAACCGCGCGAACGGTCTCATCACGCCGAACCGCTCGATGAGTATGGAAGCCACGAGCGGGAAGAACCCCGTCAATCACATCGGGAAGATTTACAACCTGCTCAGCACCAGCATCGCCGAAACCGTCGTCGCGGAAGTCGATGGCATCCGAGACATGCGGATTCGCCTGCTCTCGCAAATCGGCCGGCCGATCGACAAACCGCACGTCGCGGACGCGCAAGTCGTCACGGAAGCGGGAGTTTCACTGGCGGATATCGAGGACGATATCGTCGCCATCGTGGACGAAGAACTGGCAAACGTTACGAACATTACGGAACGCGCGGTCAACGGCGACGTAACGACGTTCTAA
- a CDS encoding thioredoxin domain-containing protein: MSDPTRSNRLDEEESPYLRQHADNPVHWQPWDEDALESARERDVPIFLSIGYSACHWCHVMEEESFEDEDVAELLNGNFVPIKVDREERPDIDSIYMSICQQVTGGGGWPLSAWLTPDGKPFYVGTYFPKRSRQGRPGFIDLLQNISNSWRTDREEMENRAEQWTSAIEGELESTPESGDAPSSELLHSAASQVVRSADREFGGFGQGGPKFPQPARLDVLLRAFDRTGANQFADVSVETLDAMANGGLYDHVGGGFHRYATDRGWTVPHFEKMLYDNAELSRIYLAGYQVTGNERYADLVRETFAFLNREMRHPDGGFYSTLDARSEDEEGESEEGTFYVWTPDEIHNVVNNETAADLFCDRYGITKSGNFEGKTVLTLNGSVPDLADEYDLHESEVRELLDDARRHVFQAREERKRPLRDEKILVGWNGLLISALAEGGLVLDAQYIDLAESALDFVRERLWDADDRTLSRRFKDGDVAIDGYLEDYAFLARGAFDLYQVTGNPDNLGFALDLTRAMVREFWDDERKTLYFTPESGERLVARPQELADQSTPSSLGVATDLLLSLSEFAPHDRFGDVAESVLETHAKTIESNPFQYATLTLAADRHATGSLELTVAGDELPEAWRGRLAETYLPTRILARRPPTEEGVVEWCEKLKLDDVPSIWANRDAEDEPTLYVCRSFTCSPPVTDIDAGLEWADDLAPE, translated from the coding sequence ATGAGCGACCCGACGCGGAGTAATCGCCTCGACGAGGAGGAGAGTCCGTACCTTCGCCAGCATGCCGACAACCCCGTGCACTGGCAACCGTGGGACGAGGACGCCCTCGAATCGGCACGCGAGCGCGACGTGCCGATTTTCCTCTCCATCGGTTACTCGGCCTGCCACTGGTGTCACGTGATGGAAGAGGAGAGTTTCGAGGACGAAGACGTGGCGGAACTGTTGAACGGGAACTTCGTTCCGATAAAAGTAGACCGCGAGGAACGACCGGATATCGACTCGATCTACATGAGCATCTGCCAGCAAGTCACCGGCGGAGGGGGGTGGCCCCTCTCGGCGTGGCTCACGCCGGATGGAAAGCCGTTCTACGTCGGGACCTACTTCCCCAAACGCTCCCGGCAGGGCCGTCCCGGGTTCATCGACCTCCTGCAAAACATCAGTAACTCGTGGCGAACCGACCGTGAGGAGATGGAAAATCGAGCCGAACAGTGGACGAGCGCCATCGAGGGCGAACTGGAATCGACACCGGAATCGGGCGACGCACCCAGTTCCGAACTACTGCACAGCGCGGCTTCGCAAGTCGTCAGGAGTGCGGACCGCGAATTCGGCGGGTTCGGGCAGGGTGGACCGAAGTTCCCACAACCCGCTCGGCTCGATGTGCTCCTTCGAGCGTTCGACCGAACCGGTGCCAATCAGTTTGCCGATGTATCCGTCGAAACGCTCGATGCGATGGCGAACGGCGGCCTGTACGACCACGTCGGCGGCGGGTTCCACCGCTACGCTACCGACCGGGGTTGGACGGTTCCACATTTCGAGAAGATGCTCTACGACAACGCGGAGCTGTCGCGAATCTATCTCGCAGGCTATCAAGTCACCGGCAACGAACGGTACGCCGACCTCGTCCGCGAGACGTTCGCATTCCTCAATCGGGAGATGCGCCATCCGGATGGCGGTTTCTACAGCACGCTCGATGCCAGAAGCGAGGACGAGGAGGGCGAAAGCGAGGAAGGCACGTTCTACGTCTGGACGCCCGACGAGATTCATAACGTAGTGAACAACGAAACCGCCGCCGACCTTTTCTGTGATCGGTACGGAATCACGAAATCGGGTAACTTCGAGGGGAAGACGGTACTTACGCTGAACGGAAGCGTTCCGGACCTCGCCGACGAGTACGACCTTCACGAAAGCGAAGTACGGGAACTACTGGACGACGCCCGAAGACACGTTTTCCAAGCGCGCGAAGAGCGCAAGCGTCCGCTACGGGACGAAAAGATTCTCGTGGGATGGAACGGTCTACTGATTTCCGCGCTCGCGGAGGGTGGTCTCGTTCTCGACGCCCAGTATATCGACCTCGCCGAGTCGGCGCTCGATTTCGTTCGGGAACGACTGTGGGACGCCGACGACCGAACGCTCTCGCGGCGGTTCAAGGATGGTGATGTCGCGATCGACGGCTATCTCGAAGATTACGCCTTCCTCGCACGGGGTGCGTTCGATCTGTATCAGGTAACCGGCAATCCCGACAATCTCGGGTTCGCACTCGACCTCACGCGGGCAATGGTGCGCGAGTTCTGGGACGACGAGCGAAAGACCCTGTACTTCACGCCCGAGAGCGGCGAGCGGCTTGTCGCTCGCCCGCAGGAACTCGCCGATCAGTCCACGCCGTCGAGTTTGGGGGTCGCGACGGACCTTCTCCTCTCCCTCTCGGAGTTCGCTCCGCACGACCGATTCGGCGACGTCGCCGAATCGGTGCTCGAAACCCACGCGAAAACCATCGAGTCGAATCCCTTCCAGTACGCCACGCTCACGCTCGCCGCGGACCGTCACGCCACGGGGTCGCTAGAACTGACGGTCGCCGGTGACGAACTCCCCGAAGCGTGGCGCGGTCGACTCGCGGAAACGTATCTGCCGACGCGGATTCTGGCGCGTCGCCCGCCGACGGAGGAGGGTGTCGTGGAGTGGTGTGAGAAACTGAAACTAGACGACGTGCCATCGATTTGGGCGAACAGGGACGCAGAGGACGAACCGACGCTCTACGTCTGTCGGTCGTTCACCTGTTCACCGCCGGTAACGGATATCGACGCCGGGCTGGAGTGGGCGGACGACCTCGCGCCCGAATAG
- a CDS encoding PLP-dependent cysteine synthase family protein → MKSSILDAVGSPLVHVRSPEGATVAAKIESFNPGGSAKDRPALAMVEAAERAGELQPGDRIVEPTSGNTGIGLAVVCAARGYDLTIVMPASKSPERRQLLKAYGADLELVSGNMESARTRADELTESENTIQLGQFENRANAEAHYRTTAEEIIEQVEGREIDALVAGVGTGGTITGTATRLLEEYPDMEIVAVEPERNAVLSTGEPGEDEYQGMGPGFVSDLLDTDLLDSVETVSLEAAEEEARRLAREEGILVGQSSGAASVAAYRVAERLAQPDLNCPEMPEEWSEMMEGGEFDSPSPVTSDGGVEQGYDDCPLVITLFPDSGERYLSTGMFD, encoded by the coding sequence ATGAAATCGTCCATCCTCGATGCCGTGGGGTCACCGCTCGTCCACGTGCGCTCGCCAGAGGGTGCGACCGTCGCCGCGAAAATCGAGTCGTTCAATCCCGGCGGGTCGGCCAAAGACCGTCCGGCGTTGGCGATGGTCGAAGCCGCGGAGCGGGCGGGCGAGTTGCAACCCGGCGACCGAATCGTCGAACCGACCAGCGGGAATACGGGTATCGGTTTGGCCGTCGTCTGCGCGGCGAGAGGCTACGACCTCACCATCGTCATGCCCGCATCGAAATCCCCGGAGCGTCGGCAACTTCTCAAAGCGTACGGGGCGGACCTCGAACTCGTGAGTGGAAACATGGAATCGGCCCGCACACGGGCGGACGAACTCACCGAGTCCGAGAATACGATACAACTCGGGCAGTTCGAAAACCGAGCCAACGCGGAGGCACACTACCGAACGACTGCGGAGGAAATCATCGAACAGGTCGAGGGACGGGAAATCGACGCCCTCGTCGCAGGTGTCGGTACGGGTGGAACGATCACTGGGACCGCAACACGCCTATTGGAGGAGTACCCCGACATGGAGATTGTCGCAGTCGAACCGGAACGAAACGCAGTCCTCTCGACGGGAGAGCCGGGCGAGGACGAGTATCAGGGCATGGGACCCGGATTCGTCAGCGACCTCCTCGACACCGACCTCCTCGATTCGGTCGAGACCGTTTCGTTGGAGGCGGCCGAAGAAGAGGCTCGCCGACTCGCTCGCGAGGAAGGGATCCTGGTAGGTCAGTCCAGCGGTGCAGCGAGCGTCGCCGCCTACCGCGTCGCCGAGCGACTCGCTCAACCCGACCTCAACTGTCCGGAGATGCCCGAGGAATGGAGCGAGATGATGGAAGGCGGTGAATTCGACTCGCCATCTCCGGTGACGTCCGACGGCGGGGTCGAACAGGGATACGACGACTGTCCCCTCGTCATCACTCTCTTCCCGGACAGCGGCGAACGATACCTCTCGACCGGGATGTTCGATTGA
- a CDS encoding DUF7522 family protein, with protein MGEYGFTVRAFSDGFVSRVIVGEHGVLLTSEQLHIADFEEVAVSLRKMLTEYDE; from the coding sequence ATCGGTGAGTACGGATTCACCGTTCGTGCGTTCTCGGACGGTTTCGTCAGTCGCGTTATCGTCGGCGAGCACGGCGTTCTGCTGACCAGCGAGCAACTCCACATCGCCGACTTCGAGGAAGTAGCAGTTTCGCTTCGGAAGATGTTGACCGAGTACGACGAATAG
- the cyaB gene encoding class IV adenylate cyclase — protein MYEVEVKVRADHEAVRDRLNELGARALGTVTQEDFYYDAPHRDFAKTDEALRIRQEAGEDETVEVVTYKGPLVEEESKTRKEHETVVGDSETVDALLSALGFEATETVHKERERYELDGYVVTLDSVTGLGEFVEVEAAAKADDVESVREGAFDVLVDLNLDPNEQVRTSYLGLLLEDTRE, from the coding sequence ATGTACGAGGTCGAAGTGAAGGTTCGTGCCGACCACGAGGCGGTTCGTGACCGCCTCAACGAGCTCGGTGCACGAGCGCTCGGGACGGTTACACAGGAGGATTTCTACTACGACGCCCCTCATCGTGACTTTGCGAAAACCGACGAAGCGCTCCGGATCCGTCAGGAGGCCGGTGAGGACGAAACCGTCGAGGTCGTGACGTATAAGGGACCGTTGGTCGAGGAGGAGTCCAAGACCCGAAAGGAACACGAAACCGTCGTAGGGGACAGTGAGACGGTGGACGCGTTGTTGTCCGCGCTCGGCTTCGAGGCGACGGAAACGGTTCACAAGGAGCGAGAACGGTACGAACTCGACGGGTACGTCGTCACCTTGGATTCGGTGACGGGACTCGGCGAATTCGTGGAAGTCGAGGCGGCGGCGAAAGCGGACGATGTGGAGTCGGTTCGGGAGGGTGCCTTCGACGTGCTCGTCGATTTGAATCTCGATCCGAACGAACAAGTCCGAACGTCGTACCTCGGTCTGTTACTCGAAGATACACGGGAGTAA
- a CDS encoding tRNA sulfurtransferase — protein sequence MHPSGADTVLVRHGDVGVKSGKVQTEMERRLRDNMAAILEDRGIDAEVERRWSRLLVHTDEELVEDATTAAADTFGVQSASPAVVVSPEQEHIEETLVDAAREHYNGGTFAVRARRSSKDHPFTSEDLERDGGTAIWDAVERPEVDLDDPDITFSVEVRKTEAFVFVEKRDGPGGLPLGTQTKLVSLISGGIDSPVSTWEVMKRGSPVIPVYLELGDYGGLDHEARAIETVRKLQKYAPNKDMRVRKVPAGEAMNRLADEVGPARMLTFRRFMYRVAEHIAREESAHGIVTGEAIGQKSSQTARNLGVVSAATTMPVHRPLLTMDKSDIVARARKIDTFDDSTIPAGCNRIAPDYPETNATLEIARDADPDDLFELAKEAAENVEIVEL from the coding sequence ATGCACCCGTCGGGAGCCGATACCGTCCTCGTCCGACACGGGGACGTGGGCGTGAAAAGTGGGAAAGTGCAGACGGAGATGGAGCGACGGCTCCGCGACAACATGGCGGCGATACTCGAAGACCGCGGCATCGACGCGGAGGTCGAACGTCGCTGGTCCCGCCTGCTCGTCCACACGGACGAAGAATTGGTCGAGGACGCGACGACTGCGGCGGCGGACACGTTCGGCGTGCAATCCGCCAGTCCGGCGGTCGTCGTCTCGCCGGAACAGGAACATATCGAGGAAACGCTCGTCGATGCCGCTCGCGAACACTATAACGGAGGAACGTTCGCCGTTCGCGCCCGTCGCTCGTCGAAAGACCACCCCTTCACGAGCGAAGACCTCGAACGTGACGGCGGAACTGCTATCTGGGACGCGGTCGAACGTCCGGAAGTCGATTTGGACGACCCGGACATCACCTTCTCCGTCGAAGTCCGCAAGACCGAAGCGTTCGTCTTCGTCGAAAAACGCGACGGGCCGGGCGGTCTCCCACTCGGTACGCAGACGAAACTCGTCTCGTTGATCAGCGGCGGTATCGACTCCCCCGTCTCGACATGGGAGGTGATGAAACGCGGGAGTCCAGTGATTCCCGTCTACCTCGAGTTGGGGGACTACGGCGGACTCGACCACGAAGCGCGGGCAATCGAGACGGTTCGCAAACTCCAAAAATACGCACCGAACAAGGATATGCGGGTTCGAAAGGTCCCTGCGGGGGAGGCCATGAACCGCCTCGCGGACGAAGTCGGACCGGCTCGGATGTTGACTTTTCGGCGGTTCATGTATCGCGTCGCGGAGCACATCGCCCGAGAGGAATCCGCCCACGGCATCGTCACCGGGGAGGCTATCGGGCAGAAATCGAGTCAGACCGCACGCAATCTCGGCGTCGTCAGCGCAGCGACGACCATGCCCGTCCACCGACCGCTCCTCACGATGGACAAAAGCGACATCGTGGCCCGCGCCCGGAAAATCGATACGTTCGACGATTCTACGATTCCGGCGGGATGCAACCGAATCGCGCCGGACTATCCCGAGACGAACGCAACCCTGGAAATCGCGCGAGACGCCGACCCGGACGACTTGTTCGAACTGGCGAAAGAAGCCGCCGAAAACGTCGAAATCGTGGAACTCTGA
- a CDS encoding CBS domain-containing protein, with protein MSTDDRTRVKDMMSTPLMTISPDATVTDAAKVMRENDISALVVTTTPRSIISSSDVLDAAADGLDPTDLRVSDVMTTDVETVTPDLYMEEVAAMMTTFGIKHLPVVDGDYVGMVSSTDVTTLLS; from the coding sequence ATGAGCACCGACGATAGAACCCGTGTCAAAGATATGATGTCGACACCGTTAATGACGATTTCACCGGACGCGACTGTTACAGACGCCGCGAAAGTAATGCGGGAAAACGATATTAGTGCACTCGTCGTGACGACCACCCCGCGATCGATCATCAGTAGTTCCGACGTGCTCGATGCCGCTGCCGACGGTCTGGATCCGACCGATTTACGGGTTTCTGATGTAATGACGACAGATGTCGAGACCGTTACTCCCGACCTTTACATGGAGGAGGTAGCCGCGATGATGACTACCTTCGGTATCAAACACCTACCCGTCGTCGACGGCGATTACGTCGGAATGGTTTCATCGACCGACGTTACCACCCTCCTCTCCTGA
- a CDS encoding thioredoxin family protein, whose amino-acid sequence MESTEPTPTWDANAHSETVSAIEAAIGEVTYRVWGADWCVDCRNALPDFFAALDAAGVPDDQVHVYEVDRDKNGEQTEEYDVTLIPTIVAERDGDEVARFEESEQLPAAEFVAEKLLESDVSA is encoded by the coding sequence ATGGAATCAACCGAACCAACACCGACGTGGGATGCGAACGCACACAGCGAGACCGTCAGCGCGATCGAAGCGGCCATCGGCGAAGTAACGTACCGGGTCTGGGGCGCGGACTGGTGTGTCGACTGCCGGAACGCACTCCCGGACTTCTTCGCCGCGTTGGACGCCGCAGGCGTCCCCGACGACCAAGTGCACGTATACGAGGTAGACCGAGACAAGAACGGCGAACAGACCGAGGAGTACGACGTGACGCTCATTCCGACCATCGTCGCGGAACGTGATGGTGACGAAGTCGCTCGATTCGAGGAGAGCGAACAACTCCCAGCCGCGGAGTTCGTCGCCGAAAAATTGCTCGAAAGCGACGTCTCTGCCTAG
- a CDS encoding complex I NDUFA9 subunit family protein, whose product MRVLIVGGTGFVGTALTKELDARGYDVTVLARSPDDAALPADVETVSGDVTDYGSIENAFDGQEVVVNLVALSPLFQPSGASHEDVHLGGTENVVRACEERAVPKLVQMSALGADPDGPTAYIRAKGEAENVVRDSSLEWVLVRPSVVFGDGGEFVSFTKVLTTPYVTGLPGGGETRFQPIWVGDLAPILADCVEDESYIGRTVELGGPEVLTLADVTKLAYRAEGKSVVILPIPMPLAGIGLALADPLPFVPMGGDQYRSLKFDNTVAENDVGSFGRDPSDLRTLANYLGIEESSGATATGGTTPRTA is encoded by the coding sequence ATGCGAGTACTCATCGTCGGTGGCACCGGATTCGTCGGAACCGCTCTCACGAAGGAACTCGACGCGCGTGGATACGACGTGACCGTGCTCGCGCGCTCCCCGGATGACGCTGCCCTTCCAGCGGACGTAGAAACCGTTTCTGGCGACGTGACCGACTACGGTTCCATCGAAAACGCGTTCGACGGACAGGAGGTCGTGGTCAACCTCGTCGCGCTCTCCCCGCTATTTCAGCCATCCGGCGCGAGCCACGAGGACGTTCACCTCGGCGGTACCGAGAACGTCGTCCGGGCGTGTGAGGAACGTGCCGTCCCGAAACTCGTCCAGATGAGCGCCCTCGGCGCGGACCCGGACGGCCCAACCGCCTACATCCGTGCCAAGGGGGAGGCCGAAAACGTCGTTCGGGATTCCTCCCTCGAGTGGGTTCTGGTTCGTCCCTCCGTCGTGTTCGGCGACGGCGGCGAGTTCGTCTCGTTCACGAAAGTCCTGACTACACCCTACGTCACGGGGCTTCCCGGCGGCGGCGAGACACGTTTCCAACCCATCTGGGTGGGCGACCTCGCGCCGATACTGGCCGACTGCGTCGAGGATGAATCGTACATCGGGCGGACGGTCGAACTCGGTGGACCCGAAGTGCTCACCCTCGCTGACGTAACGAAACTCGCCTATCGTGCGGAAGGTAAATCGGTCGTCATCCTCCCGATTCCCATGCCACTCGCTGGAATCGGCCTGGCCCTCGCCGACCCGCTACCGTTCGTCCCTATGGGGGGCGACCAGTATCGCTCCCTGAAGTTCGACAACACGGTCGCGGAGAACGACGTAGGATCGTTCGGCCGCGATCCGAGTGACCTCCGAACTCTGGCGAACTACCTCGGGATAGAGGAGTCCTCGGGAGCGACTGCGACGGGCGGGACGACGCCGAGAACTGCGTAA
- a CDS encoding alpha/beta fold hydrolase, with translation MTDVVSTVANCAGLKVHYRSAGTPENPPVVLLHGGGFDSAGLSWKHTIPALADDFRVIAPDLPGYGGSDPPDASVSMEYYVSVLGRFLDAVAIDTTALIGISMGGGIALGFALDDPDRVSKLVLVDSYGLGGTVPGGPLGYAFTRLGLTGLTFSLLSRSRTMTALALRSVIEGKPDDVLVSEAFAGLRRHDGTTWDAFQKNEVGPWGLRTNYIGRLPDLAVPTLVVHGEHDPIVPVSWAVRAGTLIPDVKARLIPNCGHMPPREKPTEFNELVREFC, from the coding sequence ATGACCGACGTCGTTTCGACCGTTGCTAACTGTGCTGGGCTCAAAGTTCACTACCGCTCCGCAGGCACCCCTGAAAACCCACCGGTCGTCCTGCTACATGGTGGCGGTTTCGACTCGGCAGGTCTTTCGTGGAAGCACACGATTCCAGCCCTCGCGGACGATTTTCGAGTCATCGCACCCGACTTGCCGGGATACGGAGGGAGCGACCCACCCGACGCCTCAGTCTCCATGGAGTATTACGTCTCCGTCCTCGGCAGGTTTCTCGACGCGGTCGCCATCGACACGACCGCTCTCATCGGCATCTCGATGGGTGGCGGAATCGCCCTCGGATTCGCCCTTGACGATCCGGACCGTGTTTCCAAACTGGTGCTGGTCGATAGCTACGGCCTCGGTGGAACAGTTCCGGGGGGACCGCTTGGCTACGCCTTCACCCGACTTGGCCTGACCGGCCTCACGTTTTCCCTCCTCTCCCGAAGTCGAACGATGACTGCCCTCGCGCTTCGCAGCGTCATCGAGGGCAAACCGGACGACGTACTCGTTTCCGAGGCGTTCGCCGGACTTCGACGCCACGACGGAACGACATGGGACGCGTTTCAGAAAAACGAAGTCGGACCCTGGGGCCTTCGAACGAACTACATCGGTCGTCTACCCGACCTCGCGGTACCGACGCTGGTGGTTCACGGTGAACACGATCCGATCGTGCCCGTTTCGTGGGCGGTACGGGCAGGGACCTTGATTCCTGACGTAAAAGCCCGTCTCATACCGAACTGCGGCCACATGCCACCCCGTGAAAAACCGACGGAGTTCAACGAACTCGTTCGTGAGTTCTGCTGA
- a CDS encoding DUF5804 family protein, with the protein MTRVLLVGSEEVDLRAELFSRETARDALATFQLREPYQNCLELETISVGSATSLLNDLNWYLVRFVDEALVLEPSISDDEWLSRKLAARVRDGDLEPAETDPLLKIYGVEKDESGTTLVEPMYVARTVDGVPEYDLREVDETMVVRVTEDEFRS; encoded by the coding sequence GTGACCCGCGTCCTGCTCGTCGGTTCGGAGGAGGTCGATTTACGCGCCGAACTGTTCTCCCGGGAGACGGCGCGAGACGCCCTCGCAACGTTCCAACTCCGCGAACCGTACCAAAACTGCCTCGAACTGGAAACCATCAGCGTCGGTTCCGCGACCTCGCTGTTGAATGATCTGAACTGGTATCTCGTCCGCTTCGTGGACGAGGCGCTCGTCCTCGAACCGAGTATCAGCGACGACGAGTGGCTATCGCGCAAACTCGCCGCCAGGGTTCGGGACGGGGATCTCGAACCCGCCGAAACCGACCCGCTGCTCAAAATTTACGGTGTAGAGAAGGACGAATCCGGTACGACACTCGTGGAGCCGATGTATGTAGCGCGGACCGTGGACGGGGTTCCGGAGTACGACCTGCGCGAGGTGGACGAGACGATGGTAGTCCGCGTGACTGAAGACGAATTTCGGTCGTAA